Proteins encoded by one window of Phoenix dactylifera cultivar Barhee BC4 unplaced genomic scaffold, palm_55x_up_171113_PBpolish2nd_filt_p 000121F, whole genome shotgun sequence:
- the LOC103716030 gene encoding uncharacterized protein LOC103716030: protein MREEHGAPLPYIVRFQNFTQASFTPLRFCFPPKTRLQDLETPALYAQALKRVFPMWDYWASHLICFAMGSRRKELSVILCFMLGIFVHVFLSARPFSSGDNIVRERFYKANGSKSAEWQQRKDVVVGFCVVLSHLLNRHSKSAGFSLIRLTLPGRLEIQRYDSSWNLSGEKPETLEFKDSIVYWMSEDDAVFNRYNFFKIFYLYDYIKSNLFNALVMQNSLSNHKETNKVSLSHDIEELISNSLKFSNVSISDFVSDASIPTSIFEIASRRVLSCVRADLLPLVFKKYSDLFGNQRDSSFEFLEVPSCLPHNRLLPFFVGKPSIRSEKWSSKASPGEVLVGPVLPLSVLLALQQIDRPDAIDEQDDDPLTLQCRSILEHVCPEMFVVDIGNTFSNYLGSALWIVIRQVFHQFFDKGIFVDEVDIGTFTIRAVDDPRTLNKILYLRPPANTLSHNEIVSLWEKKVGKTFERVYVPEEVVLKQIQESPVPLNVLLSICHCVFIKGDLTNFQIEPSFGVEATELYPDVKYTTVDEYLNRFL from the exons atgagggaggAACACGGAGCTCCCCTGCCATATATTGTCCGGTTTCAGaacttcacgcaagcgtccttcacccctctccggttttgttttcctcctaaaacgcgtctgcaggatttggagacacccgccttatATGCTcaggctctgaaacgagtctttccgatgtgggattaTTGGGCTTCACATTTAATCTGTTTTGCTATGGGCTCAAGGAGAAAGGAACTCTCAGTAATTCTTTGCTTTATGCTTGGGATCTTCGTTCACGTCTTTCTGTCGGCTAGGCCGTTTAGTTCTGGTGACAACATTGTAAGAGAGAGATTTTATAAGGCGAATGGTTCCAAAAGTGCTGAATGGCAACAGAGGAAGGACGTGGTTGTGGGCTTTTGTGTTGTCCTGAGTCATCTCTTGAATAGACATTCAAAGTCTGCAGGCTTTTCTTTAATTAGACTTACATTGCCTGGTAGGTTGGAGATTCAAAGATATGATTCTTCATGGAACTTATCTGGTGAAAAGCCAGAAACTTTGGAGTTCAAGGATTCGATTGTATATTGGATGAGTGAGGATGATGCAGTATTTAACAGATATAATTTCTTTAAGATATTTTATCTTTATGACTATATAAAGAGCAATCTTTTTAATGCTTTGGTTATGCAGAATTCTCTTTCAAATCATAAGGAAACTAACAAAGTTTCCCTCAGTCATGATATAGAGGAACTTATTAGCAACAGTTTGAAGTTCTCTAATGTCTCAATTTCTGATTTTGTAAGTGATGCCAGCATACCAACCAGCATATTTGAAATTGCATCTCGAAGAGTATTATCATGTGTTCGGGCAGATCTTTTACCTTTGGTCTTTAAAAAATACTCAGATTTATTTGGAAATCAGCGTGATTCCTCCTTTGAATTCTTAGAAGTTCCTAGCTGTTTGCCTCACAATAGGTTGCTACCTTTTTTTGTGGGGAAACCTTCAATAAGAAGTGAGAAGTGGTCAAGCAAAGCATCTCCTGGGGAGGTTCTTGTTGGCCCGGTGCTACCGCTTTCAGTGCTTCTTGCACTTCAACAGATTGACAGGCCTGATGCAATAGATGAGCAAGATGATGACCCATTGACCCTTCAGTGCAGATCAATTCTTGAACATGTTTGCCCTGAAATGTTTGTTGTTGATATTGGTAAT ACCTTTTCCAACTATTTGGGATCGGCTTTATGGATCGTCATTCGCCAAGTATTCCATCAATTTTTCGATAAAG GAATCTTTGTCGATGAAGTTGACATTGGCACATTCACCATTAGAGCCGTGGATGACCCAAGAACACTGAACAAGATTCTGTATCTTAGACCGCCTGCCAACACCTTATCTCACAATGAGATAGTCTCCCTGTGGGAGAAGAAGGTTGGCAAGACCTTTGAGAGGGTATATGTTCCTGAAGAAGTGGTTCTGAAGCAGATCCAAG AATCTCCTGTTCCGTTGAATGTCTTGCTGTCTATCTGCCACTGTGTCTTCATCAAGGGGGACCTGACAAACTTTCAGATTGAGCCATCATTTGGTGTGGAGGCCACAGAGCTCTATCCTGATGTCAAATACACTACTGTTGATGAGTATCTGAACCGGTTTCTCTGA